In a genomic window of Pirellulaceae bacterium:
- a CDS encoding DUF1501 domain-containing protein: protein MDLRDKSLEAMTRRAFFGRGATGVGVAALASLLKAKESSVEASVHFPPRAKRVIYLFMSGGPSHVDTFDYKPLLQKRDGQPMPKEIIKNHQFAMIKSDKPLVKGSPWKFSQHGQSGQWISELLPHTATVADHLAIVRSMYTETFNHDPAVSMMTSGDVRPGRPSLGAWLSYGIGSEGQDLPSFVVLASGTVLQPLLDFYWGPGFLPTRHQGVQFRRSGEPVLYVTNPAGIDSATRREQTDLLNWMNERRFDAVGDPEIQTRIAQYEMAFKMQMSVPDLTDVTTEPKYIQQMYGTKPGKNAFSNNCLLARRLIERGVRFVQLFHTGWDQHGNLIKEHQRQCGEVDQPIAALIRDLDQRGLLDETLIVCTGEFGRTPMAQGGGDGFGRDHHPHGFTSWLAGGGICGGVSYGQTDEFGYFAQDQRTHVHDLNATILHCLGVDHEQLTYRFQGRDFRLTDVHGNVIKPLLT from the coding sequence GTGGATCTGCGAGATAAATCCCTGGAAGCCATGACGCGCCGTGCGTTTTTTGGACGTGGTGCGACCGGCGTTGGAGTCGCTGCACTCGCGTCGCTGCTGAAGGCAAAAGAGTCTTCCGTAGAAGCTTCGGTGCACTTTCCACCGCGGGCGAAACGAGTGATCTATCTGTTCATGTCGGGGGGGCCATCGCATGTCGATACGTTTGATTACAAGCCACTGTTGCAAAAACGTGACGGCCAACCTATGCCCAAGGAGATCATCAAAAACCATCAGTTTGCGATGATCAAGTCGGATAAGCCACTCGTAAAAGGCTCGCCGTGGAAGTTCTCCCAGCACGGTCAATCCGGACAGTGGATTTCGGAACTCTTGCCGCACACGGCAACGGTTGCCGATCACTTAGCCATTGTGCGATCGATGTATACCGAGACTTTCAATCATGATCCGGCCGTCTCCATGATGACCTCAGGCGATGTCAGACCTGGAAGGCCTTCGTTGGGGGCCTGGCTCTCGTACGGAATTGGTAGTGAAGGTCAAGATCTCCCCTCCTTCGTCGTGCTGGCCTCCGGGACCGTTCTCCAGCCGCTTCTGGATTTTTATTGGGGCCCTGGTTTCTTGCCGACCCGCCATCAGGGAGTCCAGTTTCGGCGCTCCGGTGAACCGGTGCTGTATGTGACTAATCCGGCGGGAATCGATAGTGCGACCCGACGTGAACAGACCGATCTGCTCAACTGGATGAATGAACGCCGTTTTGACGCGGTGGGTGATCCCGAAATTCAAACCCGTATTGCGCAGTACGAAATGGCTTTCAAAATGCAGATGTCCGTTCCCGACCTGACTGATGTGACAACGGAGCCAAAATACATTCAGCAGATGTATGGCACGAAACCGGGAAAGAATGCCTTTTCAAATAATTGTTTGCTTGCCCGCCGACTGATTGAACGAGGCGTTCGTTTTGTCCAATTGTTCCATACGGGTTGGGATCAACATGGTAATCTCATCAAGGAACATCAGCGGCAATGCGGTGAAGTGGATCAGCCTATCGCCGCGTTGATTCGCGATCTTGACCAGCGCGGATTGCTCGACGAAACCTTGATCGTTTGTACGGGAGAATTTGGCCGCACTCCGATGGCGCAGGGTGGCGGTGATGGATTCGGTCGTGATCACCATCCGCACGGATTTACATCTTGGCTCGCAGGAGGAGGGATTTGTGGCGGTGTTTCTTATGGCCAGACCGATGAATTTGGCTATTTTGCTCAGGATCAAAGAACACACGTTCATGATTTAAACGCCACAATTCTGCACTGTCTGGGCGTTGATCACGAACAATTGACCTACCGATTCCAGGGACGCGATTTCCGGCTTACGGATGTTCATGGAAATGTCATCAAGCCGCTGCTGACCTAA
- a CDS encoding sulfatase: MRPNIVFILIDDLRYDVFSHMNHPFVETPHIDALAAGGMQFENAFVTTSLCSPARASFLTGRYMHNHKVVDNSDRMPEGTVTFPQLLQQTGYETAFIGKWHMGGSSDAIRPGFDHWVSFRGQGSYFPRGQKLNVDGQSVLQQAYMTDELTDYATRWLMQRDTEKPFLLYLSHKGVHGLYDPAPRHLDRYKSESHVPATDRAGQKGANELKPMWVRDQRNSWHGVEFPYHGRAKQSLSEMYRHYCEMVLSIDESVGRVATALRKMGVTDNTLILFTSDGGHLWGEHGLIDKRCAYEASIRIPFLVQWPKTIKPASRCSAVVMNIDVAPTLLDIAGITIPAQMDGHSFRALLSNPKRADESQPLLYEYYWEPTFPQTPTTFALRNDRYKLIQYHGIWDTDELYDLQADPQETTNLILEAAQQSRVAEMRRELHERLAETEGLAIPLGRKRNDGRNLRSSTHSKRSPFPPHMISPP, from the coding sequence ATGCGACCGAACATCGTCTTTATTCTGATCGATGATTTGCGCTATGACGTCTTTAGCCACATGAATCATCCCTTCGTGGAGACTCCGCATATCGATGCCCTGGCAGCGGGGGGAATGCAGTTTGAAAATGCATTTGTAACGACATCCCTTTGTTCTCCTGCAAGAGCATCGTTCTTGACCGGTCGTTACATGCACAACCACAAGGTTGTTGATAATTCCGATCGGATGCCTGAGGGAACCGTGACGTTTCCTCAGCTCTTGCAACAAACTGGATATGAAACGGCCTTCATCGGTAAGTGGCATATGGGAGGGAGTAGCGATGCCATCCGACCCGGGTTTGATCATTGGGTCAGTTTTCGTGGACAAGGAAGCTATTTTCCTCGTGGACAAAAATTGAATGTCGATGGTCAATCGGTTCTGCAGCAAGCTTACATGACCGATGAATTGACCGATTATGCAACACGTTGGCTGATGCAGCGTGATACGGAAAAACCATTTTTACTCTATCTTTCACACAAGGGGGTGCACGGTTTGTACGATCCGGCTCCTCGCCATCTTGATCGCTACAAGAGTGAGTCTCACGTGCCTGCAACGGATCGCGCGGGTCAAAAAGGTGCGAACGAGTTGAAGCCGATGTGGGTGCGCGATCAGCGGAATAGTTGGCATGGTGTTGAGTTTCCCTATCACGGGCGTGCCAAACAGAGCCTTTCCGAAATGTATCGACATTATTGTGAGATGGTTTTGTCGATCGATGAAAGTGTGGGACGAGTTGCGACGGCACTTAGAAAGATGGGAGTCACCGACAATACGTTGATTCTTTTCACGAGTGACGGTGGGCATCTGTGGGGTGAGCATGGTTTGATCGACAAAAGGTGCGCCTACGAAGCGTCGATTCGGATTCCGTTTCTCGTCCAGTGGCCCAAGACGATCAAGCCTGCTTCACGCTGCTCCGCAGTTGTCATGAACATCGATGTCGCCCCCACGCTGCTGGATATTGCTGGAATTACGATCCCAGCTCAAATGGACGGGCATAGCTTTCGTGCATTGCTCTCGAATCCAAAACGTGCAGATGAATCGCAGCCTCTGCTCTATGAGTACTATTGGGAGCCGACGTTTCCGCAGACGCCGACGACCTTTGCGCTCCGTAATGATCGGTACAAACTGATTCAGTATCACGGTATCTGGGACACGGACGAACTCTACGATTTGCAAGCCGACCCACAGGAGACGACGAATCTGATTCTTGAAGCGGCGCAACAAAGTCGCGTTGCGGAGATGCGAAGAGAACTCCATGAGCGGCTTGCAGAAACAGAAGGGCTTGCAATTCCCCTCGGGCGGAAACGAAACGATGGCCGGAATTTGAGGAGTTCAACGCATTCAAAAAGATCTCCTTTTCCACCTCATATGATTTCTCCTCCGTGA
- a CDS encoding Gfo/Idh/MocA family oxidoreductase — protein sequence MIHPPSISPQRKQRRFTGASRRSFLKSAAFAGTAISLNAFQYSRVYGANSRLGIASVGTGGKGWSDLNGVAASSDVDVIAICDIDSSVNHLGRAAEKYPSAKQYTDWRRLLDQAPDFQGILVSTPDFMHAPISLAAMHLGKHVFCQKPLTHSVHEARQMQKAATKFRRVTQMCNQIQSHSAYRTAVHWIHQGLIGKVKEVHSWQAGQTSWPRHCPRPSGNDPIPAHVHWDLWQGVAPERPYKASAYHPFNWRGWQAYGTGQLGDFGCHILDPVFKSLELTSPTRLTVAAPALHPESWTDRATVQYEFPGTQYTAGASLPVTWYDAVGVSPPREKLGDLPPEYALPGAGSVLVGEKGSLVIPHVAAPRAFPEEKFPTDQLPVIPGVNHYTQWADACLGKDETTSGFEYAGPLTETVLLGTIGIRFPQQELIWDADALKITNHPQAQEWISKSYRKGWEPTWV from the coding sequence ATGATCCACCCGCCTTCAATCTCACCGCAACGGAAACAGAGGCGATTTACAGGAGCCAGTCGCCGCTCATTTCTGAAGTCGGCCGCGTTCGCCGGCACAGCCATTAGTTTGAACGCTTTTCAATACTCACGGGTTTACGGGGCAAACAGTCGTTTGGGAATCGCAAGCGTCGGAACGGGCGGCAAGGGCTGGAGCGACTTGAATGGTGTTGCAGCGAGTTCCGATGTTGATGTGATTGCGATTTGTGATATTGACAGTTCCGTCAACCATCTTGGTCGGGCAGCGGAAAAGTACCCATCGGCAAAACAATATACGGACTGGCGAAGACTTCTGGATCAGGCACCAGATTTTCAAGGAATTCTAGTTTCGACTCCAGACTTCATGCACGCACCCATTTCCTTGGCCGCGATGCATTTAGGGAAACACGTGTTTTGCCAAAAACCGCTGACGCATAGCGTGCATGAAGCGCGACAAATGCAAAAGGCGGCGACAAAATTCCGACGAGTGACTCAAATGTGCAATCAAATCCAATCGCATTCCGCCTATCGGACAGCGGTCCATTGGATTCACCAGGGGCTGATCGGAAAAGTAAAAGAAGTCCATTCTTGGCAGGCTGGTCAAACTAGCTGGCCACGTCATTGCCCCCGACCATCAGGCAACGATCCGATCCCGGCCCATGTGCATTGGGATCTTTGGCAAGGCGTCGCTCCCGAGCGACCCTATAAGGCTAGCGCGTACCATCCGTTCAACTGGCGAGGCTGGCAAGCCTACGGCACGGGACAACTGGGCGATTTCGGCTGTCACATCTTGGATCCGGTCTTCAAATCGCTCGAACTAACTTCGCCCACGCGACTGACCGTAGCAGCCCCAGCCCTGCACCCAGAATCCTGGACCGATCGCGCCACGGTGCAATACGAATTTCCAGGCACGCAATACACAGCTGGAGCGAGCCTGCCCGTCACCTGGTACGACGCCGTGGGTGTGTCCCCGCCACGAGAAAAGTTAGGGGACCTTCCGCCTGAGTATGCGTTACCTGGGGCTGGTTCTGTTTTGGTCGGTGAGAAAGGTTCCCTCGTTATCCCACACGTCGCCGCACCGAGAGCTTTTCCAGAAGAAAAATTCCCTACCGATCAACTACCAGTGATTCCAGGAGTCAACCATTACACACAATGGGCAGATGCCTGTCTCGGCAAAGACGAAACCACGTCAGGGTTTGAATATGCCGGACCGCTCACCGAAACTGTCTTACTAGGAACCATTGGGATTCGATTTCCCCAGCAAGAGCTGATCTGGGATGCCGACGCTTTAAAAATCACCAACCATCCGCAAGCACAAGAGTGGATCAGCAAGTCCTACCGCAAGGGTTGGGAACCGACTTGGGTCTGA
- a CDS encoding DUF1553 domain-containing protein, whose protein sequence is MITSLLKICFPVLMLSVVVEVRAEERLDFNRDIRSILADKCFSCHGPDAQTREADLRLDRKDAAKGERGGYSVIVAGSPDQSELLTRVRAADPDLRMPPPLSGKQLTPTEKQLLERWVAEGAEYQTHWAFESLNRAKIQGNAIDFLIRRRLAKEGLKASMAAAPATQLRRLSLDLIGLPPTIAETDRFLGNLEQNGLDLAYEMAVERLLNSPRYGEHMAWSWLEVARYADTDGYQNDGPREMWRWRDWVIRAFNQNLKFDRFTIEQLAGDQLSEPTPDQLIATGFNRNHRYNSEAGIPIDEFLLENAVDRVDTTSTVWMGLTMGCARCHDHKFDPLSQQEYYQLIDYFNDVAESGRAIKFGNSEPWIKTPTVEQETRLKQLDADVELSRQALEQVETEIQASQAKWEAATDFSQPLLTHGLHAHWTFDRERDEQFSTATSAIVREPGLFGDAVHVDSEHHLALKPIHGLIGDGRFTIAFWMKPADVQQGAVISNEGNNTVRAGNLVEFAAGRLRWHIIGRWISGVQAVETRQSLLADQWVHVVLANDGTQRAAGMSIYLNGVLQPVDEIYNTNSNKIDPKQQSLMRVGFSHHVPEWQGDIDELRFYAGRTLSAQEVELLAVPHSLQAIAAKPISTRSIAEQQVLRSTYLEQTENESHRKLLEDLRVAESKRSDYFDRLPTTMIMRDLVEGRPSHVRQRGVYNQLGERVESGVPSIFAPPPSDAPQGRLTFARWLVNDQHPLTARVTMNRLWQSFFGRGIVRTPGDFGSQGSPPSHPELLDWLAAEFIDSGWDLKWMVRQIVLSQTYRQSSRLQTVHRERDPENLLLSRAPAIPLAGNVLRDQALAVSGLLVEKVGGPSVKPYQPKNLWREASNFTYRQGKGDDLYRRSLYTYWKRTLAPPTMAILDTGDREYCTVEPKRTNTSLQALALLNEVTFVEAARKLAERMLLEGGDSDPQRIVFAFRTVAVRFPSKREQKVLLQALEDYRADYQGQPELAAELLGTGDSKVHPELDKVELAAATALANVLLNLDEVTTRE, encoded by the coding sequence GTGATCACATCTTTGCTGAAGATCTGCTTTCCAGTTCTTATGCTGTCAGTGGTGGTTGAGGTTCGCGCAGAAGAGCGACTGGATTTCAACCGAGACATTCGTTCAATCCTTGCAGACAAATGTTTTTCCTGTCACGGACCGGACGCTCAAACACGGGAAGCCGACTTGCGTCTTGATCGAAAAGATGCAGCCAAGGGAGAGCGAGGTGGTTATTCGGTTATTGTTGCTGGGTCTCCTGATCAGAGCGAGTTGTTGACTCGTGTTCGAGCAGCTGATCCTGATCTGCGAATGCCGCCTCCTTTGTCTGGAAAACAGCTGACGCCGACCGAAAAGCAACTTCTAGAGCGTTGGGTTGCTGAGGGAGCCGAATATCAGACGCATTGGGCATTTGAATCGCTCAACCGTGCGAAGATTCAAGGCAATGCGATCGATTTCTTGATTCGTAGGCGGCTGGCCAAGGAGGGGCTCAAGGCTTCGATGGCAGCAGCACCTGCAACGCAACTTCGTCGTTTGAGTCTCGATTTGATCGGACTGCCACCGACGATTGCGGAGACCGATCGATTCTTGGGAAATCTCGAGCAGAATGGACTCGACCTAGCTTATGAAATGGCCGTTGAAAGGTTGTTGAATTCACCACGATACGGTGAACACATGGCATGGTCGTGGTTAGAAGTGGCCCGATATGCGGATACCGACGGTTATCAAAATGATGGGCCACGTGAGATGTGGCGGTGGCGAGATTGGGTGATCCGTGCCTTCAATCAGAATTTGAAATTCGATCGATTTACGATCGAACAATTGGCGGGCGATCAACTTTCCGAACCGACACCGGATCAGCTGATCGCGACCGGTTTTAATCGCAACCATCGCTACAATTCGGAAGCCGGAATTCCCATCGATGAGTTTCTCTTGGAGAACGCTGTCGATCGTGTGGATACAACGTCCACGGTTTGGATGGGACTGACGATGGGGTGCGCGCGCTGTCACGATCACAAGTTCGATCCACTGAGTCAGCAGGAATACTATCAGCTGATCGATTATTTCAACGATGTGGCAGAAAGCGGCAGGGCAATCAAGTTCGGTAACTCCGAGCCATGGATCAAGACGCCGACGGTCGAACAAGAGACAAGACTTAAGCAGCTTGATGCCGATGTCGAATTATCGAGACAGGCTTTGGAGCAGGTGGAAACGGAAATTCAAGCCTCGCAAGCCAAATGGGAAGCAGCGACAGATTTCAGTCAGCCCTTGCTTACTCATGGATTGCACGCTCACTGGACATTCGATCGAGAACGAGATGAGCAGTTTTCGACTGCTACGTCTGCCATTGTACGAGAGCCGGGGCTGTTTGGTGATGCGGTGCATGTCGACTCCGAACATCACTTAGCACTAAAACCGATCCACGGTTTGATCGGGGACGGTCGATTTACCATTGCGTTTTGGATGAAGCCAGCCGATGTTCAGCAGGGAGCGGTCATTTCAAACGAAGGTAACAACACCGTACGCGCCGGCAATCTGGTGGAGTTCGCCGCAGGGCGTTTGCGCTGGCATATCATCGGACGTTGGATATCTGGGGTTCAGGCTGTTGAGACGCGTCAAAGTTTGCTGGCTGACCAATGGGTCCATGTCGTGTTGGCGAACGATGGTACACAACGGGCAGCAGGTATGTCCATTTATTTGAATGGTGTGCTTCAGCCTGTTGACGAAATCTACAACACGAACAGCAATAAGATCGATCCCAAGCAACAGAGTTTGATGCGAGTGGGATTCAGTCATCATGTTCCTGAATGGCAAGGGGATATTGACGAATTGCGCTTCTACGCGGGTCGAACATTGTCGGCTCAAGAAGTGGAATTGCTTGCAGTGCCCCATTCGCTCCAGGCAATCGCAGCCAAGCCAATTTCGACTCGTTCAATTGCTGAGCAACAAGTCTTGCGTTCAACCTATCTCGAACAGACCGAGAATGAATCGCACCGAAAACTGCTCGAGGATTTGCGCGTCGCCGAATCAAAACGCAGTGACTATTTCGATCGTTTACCAACCACAATGATTATGCGAGATTTGGTCGAAGGGAGACCCTCGCACGTTCGCCAACGGGGTGTCTACAACCAATTGGGCGAACGAGTCGAGTCGGGAGTGCCGTCCATCTTCGCCCCGCCTCCCAGCGACGCTCCTCAGGGAAGGTTGACGTTCGCTCGCTGGTTGGTCAATGACCAACATCCGTTGACGGCTCGCGTGACGATGAACCGCCTTTGGCAGTCTTTCTTTGGTCGCGGAATTGTTCGTACACCGGGAGACTTTGGGTCTCAGGGATCGCCACCCTCGCATCCAGAATTACTCGACTGGCTGGCGGCTGAGTTCATTGATAGTGGTTGGGATTTGAAATGGATGGTTCGTCAAATCGTCCTCAGTCAAACCTATCGGCAGTCTTCTCGGTTGCAGACAGTTCATCGAGAGCGGGACCCAGAGAATTTGTTGTTATCGCGAGCGCCTGCCATTCCATTAGCCGGAAATGTGCTTCGCGACCAAGCGTTGGCCGTGTCTGGCTTGTTGGTGGAAAAGGTCGGAGGTCCATCCGTGAAACCTTATCAGCCGAAGAATCTTTGGCGGGAGGCGAGTAACTTCACCTATCGCCAGGGGAAAGGTGATGATCTGTATCGTCGCAGTTTATACACTTATTGGAAACGGACCCTCGCGCCACCTACCATGGCAATTCTCGACACGGGGGACCGGGAGTATTGCACGGTGGAACCAAAACGGACCAATACTTCCCTCCAAGCTTTAGCGCTGTTGAATGAGGTGACCTTCGTCGAGGCTGCCCGAAAACTGGCCGAACGAATGTTGTTGGAGGGTGGCGACTCCGATCCGCAACGCATCGTGTTTGCCTTTCGGACTGTGGCCGTTCGATTTCCCTCGAAACGGGAGCAGAAAGTCTTGCTGCAAGCTCTCGAGGATTATCGGGCGGATTATCAAGGTCAGCCCGAACTGGCTGCAGAACTGTTGGGCACAGGGGATTCGAAAGTCCATCCGGAACTGGACAAAGTGGAACTGGCCGCCGCGACGGCGCTGGCAAATGTTCTGTTAAACCTCGATGAAGTGACGACTCGGGAGTGA
- a CDS encoding DUF1501 domain-containing protein — MNGREDQLALRATRRQFLRASALSVGGMALSHLLNPEPCQAESPVMHAPKAKRIIYLFQSGGPPQQETFDYKPHLEKVHGQETPASVLNGQRLTGMTSGQTSFPVASSAFKFQQHGQSGQWISEVMPHLAKVADDLCIIRSMHTEAINHDPAITFLQTGFQIAGRPSIGAWMSYGLGSENEDLPAFVAMLSGGGGQPLYDRLWGAGFLPSVHQGVRFRSGKNPVLYLNNPEGMSDGLRRKTLDHLGQLNRLRLDVTNNPEIETRIAQYEMAYRMQTSVPDLTNVADEPQSTFDLYGEDARKPGTYAHNALIARRLSERGVRFVQLFHRGWDTHRSLPSQLQKACKATDQANAALIADLKQRGLLDETLVVSGGEFGRTVYCQGELKKESYGRDHHPRCFCMWVAGGGFRPGLTYGATDDYSYNVVENPVSVHDLHATLLNQMGVNHERLTYKFQGRDYRLTDIHGEVVKQLI, encoded by the coding sequence ATGAATGGCAGGGAAGATCAATTGGCTTTGCGAGCTACCCGTCGACAGTTTTTGCGAGCTTCGGCACTTTCGGTGGGTGGGATGGCTCTATCGCACCTGCTGAATCCGGAACCCTGCCAGGCCGAGTCGCCGGTGATGCACGCTCCGAAAGCGAAACGTATCATTTATCTGTTTCAATCAGGCGGCCCTCCTCAGCAGGAAACGTTCGATTACAAACCACACCTGGAAAAAGTTCATGGTCAGGAAACGCCCGCATCGGTCTTGAATGGCCAAAGGCTGACGGGAATGACATCAGGGCAGACCTCTTTTCCAGTCGCCAGTTCCGCCTTCAAGTTTCAGCAGCATGGTCAGAGTGGGCAGTGGATTAGCGAAGTGATGCCTCATTTGGCCAAAGTGGCGGATGATCTTTGCATCATACGTTCCATGCATACGGAAGCCATTAATCATGATCCTGCCATTACGTTCCTCCAGACGGGTTTTCAAATTGCGGGACGACCCAGTATCGGAGCCTGGATGAGTTACGGGCTGGGGAGCGAAAACGAAGACCTTCCCGCCTTTGTAGCCATGCTTTCTGGCGGCGGCGGACAGCCGCTTTATGATCGATTGTGGGGTGCTGGATTTCTGCCGTCGGTTCATCAAGGTGTGCGTTTTCGGTCCGGTAAGAATCCTGTTCTCTACTTGAACAATCCTGAGGGAATGAGTGACGGATTGCGTCGCAAGACGCTCGATCATCTTGGGCAATTGAATCGATTGCGACTCGATGTGACGAACAATCCCGAGATTGAGACGCGGATTGCTCAGTATGAGATGGCCTATCGAATGCAAACTTCAGTTCCCGACTTAACGAATGTCGCAGATGAACCTCAAAGTACCTTTGATCTTTATGGTGAAGACGCGCGGAAACCGGGAACCTATGCGCACAACGCGCTGATTGCTCGACGGTTAAGTGAACGGGGAGTGCGTTTTGTGCAGCTGTTTCATCGAGGTTGGGATACGCACCGGAGTTTGCCTAGCCAGTTACAAAAGGCTTGCAAAGCTACCGATCAAGCCAATGCGGCACTCATTGCCGATCTCAAACAGCGAGGACTTCTGGACGAAACGCTTGTCGTTTCAGGCGGGGAATTTGGCCGGACCGTTTATTGCCAAGGAGAACTTAAGAAGGAGTCGTACGGTCGGGATCATCACCCTCGCTGTTTTTGTATGTGGGTTGCCGGTGGAGGATTTCGCCCGGGTCTGACCTACGGGGCGACCGATGACTATAGCTACAATGTTGTCGAAAATCCGGTCAGTGTTCATGATCTGCATGCCACCCTCTTGAATCAAATGGGTGTCAATCATGAACGACTGACCTACAAGTTCCAGGGACGCGATTACCGGCTCACTGACATTCATGGAGAGGTGGTGAAGCAGCTGATCTGA
- a CDS encoding alpha/beta fold hydrolase — MERYVRIVGIAWFVFLPPISLAETAPGDDSPVMRLLQTPEKTRFGLFGEKSDSPLPTLFVFATSVDDMRKLRVYSETGRLLAKQGWLYVTMDPPCHGYDHRQGEPANLEGWAHRVKSGEDLTKPFVSRCVEVLNYLVEQGYTDPKQVATCGTSRGGFCALHFAAADSRIRAVTCISPVTDLLALREFKGVSAEQVRSQNVFVLAKNLADTAVWLSIGNNDQRVGTQHCRKAADCFQSTKRRQRAGIRAAPVEILVKPTNGHQPIENAYRLAAQFVLDRLASNEENKPSPLR; from the coding sequence ATGGAACGCTACGTACGGATTGTCGGTATCGCTTGGTTCGTTTTCCTGCCTCCTATTTCTCTCGCGGAGACGGCGCCGGGCGACGATTCACCGGTCATGCGTCTGCTTCAAACACCCGAGAAGACTCGGTTTGGCCTGTTTGGTGAAAAGTCTGATTCACCACTTCCAACGTTGTTTGTGTTTGCTACAAGCGTGGACGATATGCGCAAACTTCGCGTTTATTCAGAAACGGGCCGGTTGCTAGCGAAGCAAGGGTGGCTGTACGTGACGATGGACCCGCCTTGCCACGGTTACGATCACCGTCAAGGTGAGCCGGCCAATCTGGAGGGCTGGGCACATCGCGTCAAATCCGGGGAGGACTTGACCAAACCGTTTGTCAGTCGTTGCGTTGAGGTTCTCAATTATCTCGTTGAGCAGGGTTATACAGATCCGAAGCAAGTAGCAACCTGCGGCACTTCGCGCGGTGGTTTTTGTGCCCTGCATTTTGCCGCTGCCGATTCCCGTATTCGCGCAGTGACCTGCATTTCACCTGTTACTGATCTGTTAGCGCTGCGCGAATTTAAAGGAGTTTCGGCAGAACAAGTACGGAGCCAAAACGTTTTTGTGCTGGCCAAGAACTTGGCTGATACTGCCGTTTGGCTGAGTATTGGAAATAACGATCAGCGTGTGGGGACCCAACACTGTAGGAAAGCTGCAGATTGTTTTCAATCAACCAAACGTCGACAGCGGGCAGGGATACGTGCAGCACCCGTAGAAATACTGGTCAAACCGACTAACGGGCATCAACCGATTGAGAATGCGTATAGGTTGGCTGCTCAATTCGTATTGGATCGGCTTGCATCCAACGAAGAAAACAAACCCTCGCCTCTGCGCTGA
- a CDS encoding glycosyltransferase, whose product MKFSIIIPTCDRPDRLDHCLVSLSKLEFPTENFEVVVVDDGSQEPLDTVVGEFDDQLNISLLRTSNQGPAAARNTGAEHAKGEFLAFTDDDCEADENWLNRLDDVFTEFGECMIGGRTINRLTKNYFSMSSQFIVDLAYSFYNRDCKNAKFFASNNMALTAHLYKKLGGFDADFRIASEDRDLCDRCRFERNRLVYEPEAVIWHSHSLSFLRFWRQHFRYGRGAARFHRVRASRGSGRIFHDFSFHLFFPQLFLDRCREMKWTDCVVLIPILLVWQFANALGFGFEFVAGDRVK is encoded by the coding sequence ATGAAATTCTCTATTATTATTCCAACATGCGATCGGCCGGATCGACTAGATCACTGTCTTGTCTCGCTATCGAAGTTGGAATTTCCTACGGAAAATTTTGAGGTTGTCGTCGTCGATGACGGAAGCCAAGAGCCGCTCGACACAGTTGTTGGGGAATTCGACGACCAATTGAACATCAGCTTATTGCGAACAAGTAATCAAGGTCCCGCTGCCGCGCGAAACACGGGCGCCGAGCACGCGAAAGGGGAATTCTTGGCTTTCACGGATGATGATTGCGAAGCTGATGAAAATTGGCTGAATCGCCTTGATGATGTCTTCACTGAATTCGGCGAATGCATGATCGGTGGTCGGACGATTAATCGATTAACCAAAAATTATTTTTCTATGTCAAGTCAGTTTATCGTCGATCTTGCCTACTCGTTTTATAATCGTGATTGCAAAAATGCGAAATTCTTTGCGTCAAATAATATGGCATTAACAGCCCATCTCTATAAAAAACTTGGCGGTTTTGATGCTGACTTTCGGATTGCTTCAGAGGATCGAGATCTCTGTGATCGTTGTCGCTTTGAACGAAATCGATTGGTCTACGAACCAGAAGCCGTTATTTGGCATTCGCACAGCTTAAGCTTTCTTAGGTTTTGGCGACAGCATTTTCGTTATGGACGCGGTGCAGCCAGATTCCATCGTGTTCGAGCTTCGCGCGGATCGGGGCGGATTTTTCATGATTTTTCTTTCCACCTTTTTTTCCCGCAGTTGTTTCTGGACCGATGTCGGGAAATGAAATGGACTGACTGTGTCGTTTTGATTCCAATCCTGCTGGTCTGGCAATTTGCTAATGCCTTGGGATTTGGTTTCGAGTTCGTTGCAGGTGATCGAGTGAAATGA